From the genome of Staphylococcus haemolyticus, one region includes:
- the mfd gene encoding transcription-repair coupling factor, which translates to MRPIISDYIQNDKRFQELDDVFGHQNILVTGLSPSAKATIIAEKYLKDQKQMLLITNNLYQADKLETDILQYIDHSEVYKYPVQDIMTEEFSTQSPQLMSERVRTLTALAHNKKGLFIVPLNGLKKWLTPFELWKDHQITLRVGEDIDVDEFLNKLVNMGYRRESVVSHIGEFSLRGGIIDIYPLIGQPVRIELFDTEVDSIRDFDVETQRSNDNIEEVSITTASDYVITDDVIQHLQSELKTAYEATRPKIDKSVRNDLKETYESFKLFETTFFDHQLLRRLVAFMYEQPSTLIDYFAKDAIIVADEYNRIKETEKTLTTEVDDFIQNLIESGNGFIGQSFMQYDGFESLLKDYPVTYFTLFTSTMPVQLQHIIKFSCKPVQQFYGQYDIMRSEFQRYVHNDYHIVVLVETETKVERIQSMLNEMHIPTVTNVHNDIKSGQVVVTEGSLSEGFELPYMQLVVITERELFKTKQKKQRKRTKTLSNAEKIKSYQDLNVGDYVVHVHHGVGRYLGVETLEVGDVHRDYIKLQYKGTDQLFVPVDQMDQVQKYVASEDKSPKLNKLGGSEWKKTKAKVQQSVEDIADELIALYKEREMSVGYQYGEDTAEQSAFEMDFPYELTPDQAKSIDEIKGDMERERPMDRLLCGDVGYGKTEVAVRAAFKAVMEGKQVAFLVPTTILAQQHYETLIERMQDFPVQIELISRFRSTKEVKETKEGLKSGYVDIVVGTHKLLGKDIHYKDLGLLIVDEEQRFGVRHKERIKTMKTNVDVLTLTATPIPRTLHMSMLGVRDLSVIETPPENRFPVQTYVLEQNSNFIKEALERELSRDGQVFYLYNRVQSIYEKREQLQMLMPDANIAVAHGQMTERDLEETMLSFINGEFDILVTTTIIETGVDVPNANTLIIEEADRFGLSQLYQLRGRVGRSSRIGYAYFLHSANKVLTETAEERLQAIKEFTELGSGFKIAMRDLNIRGAGNLLGKQQHGFIDSVGFDLYSQMLEEAVNEKRGIKEEEPDAPEVEMELNLDAYLPAEYIQNEQAKIEIYKKLRKVETEEQLFDIKDELIDRFNDYPVEVERLLEMVEIKIHALHAGVTLIKDKGKQIEVSLSTKATEQMNGEELFKQTQPLGRAMKLGVKENRMHVTLTKSKQWLDNLKFLVRCLEGSMVIEDEN; encoded by the coding sequence TTGAGACCTATCATTTCAGACTATATTCAAAATGATAAACGTTTCCAGGAACTCGATGATGTATTCGGTCATCAAAACATTCTTGTTACTGGTCTCTCTCCCTCTGCGAAAGCTACGATTATCGCTGAAAAGTATCTAAAAGATCAAAAACAAATGTTGTTAATCACTAACAACTTATATCAAGCAGATAAATTAGAAACTGATATTTTACAATATATCGATCATTCTGAAGTTTATAAATATCCTGTACAAGATATTATGACTGAAGAATTTTCAACGCAAAGCCCTCAACTTATGAGTGAACGTGTAAGAACACTGACTGCATTAGCTCATAATAAGAAAGGGTTATTTATCGTTCCTTTGAACGGATTGAAAAAGTGGCTCACGCCATTTGAACTATGGAAAGATCATCAAATTACGCTTAGAGTAGGCGAGGATATAGATGTCGATGAATTCTTAAATAAATTAGTGAATATGGGATATCGTCGCGAGAGTGTTGTATCACATATAGGCGAGTTCTCATTGCGTGGAGGCATTATCGATATTTACCCACTCATAGGTCAACCTGTTCGAATAGAATTGTTTGATACAGAAGTTGATTCAATTCGTGACTTCGATGTTGAGACGCAACGTTCAAATGACAATATTGAAGAAGTTTCAATCACAACAGCAAGTGATTACGTTATTACAGATGATGTCATTCAACATTTACAATCAGAATTGAAGACCGCATATGAAGCAACACGACCAAAAATTGACAAGTCTGTTCGTAATGATTTGAAAGAGACATATGAAAGTTTCAAGTTATTTGAAACAACGTTTTTTGATCATCAATTATTACGTCGTTTGGTGGCATTTATGTACGAGCAACCTTCAACGCTTATTGACTATTTTGCAAAAGACGCCATCATTGTAGCTGACGAATATAATCGCATTAAAGAAACTGAAAAGACGCTAACAACTGAAGTGGACGATTTCATTCAGAACTTAATAGAAAGTGGAAACGGATTTATCGGTCAATCATTTATGCAATATGATGGTTTTGAGTCGTTATTGAAGGATTATCCAGTGACGTACTTCACTTTGTTTACGTCCACTATGCCTGTTCAGTTACAACATATTATTAAGTTTTCTTGTAAACCAGTACAACAGTTTTATGGGCAATACGATATTATGCGTTCTGAATTCCAACGCTATGTACACAACGACTATCATATCGTGGTGTTAGTTGAAACTGAAACGAAAGTTGAACGAATTCAATCGATGTTGAATGAGATGCATATACCAACTGTTACTAATGTTCACAATGACATTAAATCTGGCCAAGTCGTCGTTACAGAGGGCAGTCTTTCAGAAGGTTTCGAATTACCTTATATGCAACTTGTTGTTATAACTGAGAGAGAATTGTTCAAAACAAAACAAAAGAAACAGCGTAAACGTACTAAAACTTTATCTAATGCTGAAAAAATCAAGTCATATCAAGACCTTAATGTTGGTGACTACGTCGTACATGTACATCATGGGGTAGGGCGTTATCTTGGTGTTGAAACTTTAGAAGTTGGAGATGTTCACCGAGATTATATTAAATTGCAATATAAAGGCACAGACCAACTCTTTGTACCAGTCGATCAAATGGATCAAGTTCAAAAATATGTTGCTTCAGAAGATAAGTCGCCTAAATTAAATAAACTTGGTGGCTCAGAATGGAAGAAAACAAAAGCTAAAGTTCAACAAAGTGTCGAAGATATTGCTGATGAATTAATCGCATTATATAAAGAACGTGAAATGTCGGTAGGTTATCAATATGGTGAAGATACCGCTGAGCAAAGTGCATTTGAAATGGACTTCCCATATGAATTAACGCCTGACCAAGCGAAATCGATAGACGAAATTAAAGGTGATATGGAACGCGAGCGACCAATGGATCGTCTATTATGTGGTGACGTAGGTTATGGTAAAACAGAAGTTGCTGTTAGAGCAGCTTTTAAAGCAGTAATGGAAGGGAAACAAGTTGCATTTCTTGTACCTACAACGATTTTAGCGCAACAACATTATGAAACGTTAATTGAACGAATGCAGGATTTTCCAGTACAAATTGAATTGATTAGTCGATTCCGTTCAACTAAAGAAGTCAAAGAAACTAAAGAAGGTCTTAAATCAGGATACGTTGATATTGTTGTTGGAACACATAAATTATTAGGCAAAGATATTCATTATAAAGATTTAGGATTATTAATAGTCGATGAAGAACAACGTTTTGGTGTACGTCATAAAGAACGTATTAAGACAATGAAGACGAATGTAGACGTACTGACGTTAACTGCAACGCCTATTCCTAGAACTTTACACATGAGTATGCTAGGAGTACGGGATTTATCAGTCATTGAGACACCTCCAGAAAATCGCTTCCCTGTACAAACTTATGTGTTAGAACAAAATAGTAATTTTATTAAAGAAGCTTTAGAACGAGAATTATCACGTGATGGACAGGTATTCTATTTATACAACAGAGTTCAATCCATTTATGAAAAGCGTGAACAATTACAGATGTTAATGCCGGATGCTAATATTGCCGTTGCACATGGTCAGATGACAGAACGTGATCTTGAAGAAACAATGCTAAGCTTTATTAATGGCGAATTTGATATTTTAGTGACTACAACGATTATTGAGACAGGTGTAGATGTACCTAACGCGAATACTCTAATCATTGAAGAAGCAGATCGCTTTGGATTAAGCCAATTGTATCAATTGCGCGGTCGTGTAGGACGCTCAAGTCGAATTGGCTATGCATACTTCTTACATTCTGCGAATAAAGTGCTAACTGAAACTGCAGAAGAAAGATTACAAGCTATTAAAGAATTTACTGAATTGGGTTCAGGATTCAAAATTGCTATGCGTGATTTAAATATTCGTGGTGCCGGAAACTTACTAGGTAAACAACAACACGGCTTTATTGATTCGGTTGGCTTTGACTTGTATTCACAAATGTTAGAAGAAGCGGTTAATGAAAAACGTGGAATTAAAGAAGAAGAACCAGATGCACCAGAAGTAGAAATGGAACTCAACTTAGATGCCTATTTACCTGCAGAATACATTCAAAATGAGCAAGCAAAAATTGAAATTTATAAAAAACTACGTAAAGTTGAAACAGAAGAACAATTATTTGATATTAAAGACGAATTGATAGATCGATTCAATGATTATCCAGTTGAAGTTGAACGTTTACTTGAAATGGTTGAAATTAAAATACATGCGCTACATGCAGGGGTAACTTTAATTAAAGATAAAGGTAAGCAAATTGAAGTGTCATTATCAACGAAAGCAACAGAACAAATGAACGGTGAAGAACTGTTTAAACAAACACAACCTTTAGGACGTGCAATGAAACTAGGTGTTAAAGAAAATCGCATGCATGTAACACTTACCAAGTCTAAGCAATGGTTAGATAACTTGAAATTCCTTGTGAGATGTCTTGAAGGAAGTATGGTTATTGAAGATGAAAACTAA
- the ispE gene encoding 4-(cytidine 5'-diphospho)-2-C-methyl-D-erythritol kinase → MIYETAPAKINLTLDTLFKRDDGYHEIAMIMTTVDLNDRLSFQKRKDKKIVVDIEHNYVPNDHKNLAYRAAQLMMETYDLNEGVTITIDKDIPVSAGLAGGSADAAATMRGINRLFNLDKSLHELSDLGIQIGTDIPFCIYNRTAVCKGRGEKIRFLKKPPSAWVVLAKPNLGISSADVFKALDLDDAHHVDTEMCEKAIVEGDYKQLCESLSNRLEPVSMSMHPEIEKIKNNMLQCGADGALMSGSGPTVYGLAQKESQAKKIYNAVNGCCNEVYLVRLLG, encoded by the coding sequence ATGATATATGAAACGGCACCAGCCAAGATAAATTTGACGCTCGATACACTTTTCAAAAGAGATGATGGATATCATGAAATTGCAATGATTATGACGACAGTTGATCTGAACGATCGATTATCTTTCCAAAAAAGAAAAGATAAAAAAATCGTTGTTGATATTGAACATAACTATGTTCCAAATGATCATAAAAATTTGGCTTATCGTGCAGCACAATTGATGATGGAAACCTATGATTTAAATGAAGGTGTCACCATTACTATAGATAAAGATATTCCTGTATCTGCCGGTTTAGCAGGAGGATCAGCTGATGCAGCTGCTACGATGCGTGGTATTAATCGGCTGTTTAATTTGGATAAATCTTTGCATGAACTAAGTGATTTGGGAATACAAATTGGAACAGACATTCCGTTTTGCATCTATAACAGAACTGCTGTATGCAAAGGTAGAGGTGAAAAGATACGCTTTTTAAAGAAGCCACCTTCAGCTTGGGTAGTTTTAGCGAAACCTAATTTAGGTATATCATCCGCGGATGTATTCAAGGCGTTAGATTTGGATGATGCACATCATGTAGATACAGAAATGTGCGAGAAGGCGATTGTTGAAGGTGATTATAAACAGTTATGTGAAAGCTTATCGAATCGTCTAGAACCAGTATCAATGTCAATGCATCCTGAAATTGAAAAAATAAAAAATAATATGTTGCAATGTGGTGCAGATGGCGCATTAATGAGTGGTAGTGGTCCAACCGTATATGGGCTTGCTCAAAAAGAAAGCCAAGCGAAAAAGATATATAATGCTGTTAATGGCTGCTGTAATGAAGTGTATTTAGTAAGATTATTAGGATAG
- the glmU gene encoding bifunctional UDP-N-acetylglucosamine diphosphorylase/glucosamine-1-phosphate N-acetyltransferase GlmU — MQRNAVILAAGKGTRMKSNKYKVLHKVAGKSMVEHVLTNVKNAGVNQIVTIVGHGAEDVKETLGNQSLYSYQEEQLGTAHAVKMANEHLKEVEGTTLVVCGDTPLITAHTLQKLIEHHESTHAQATVLSATAQIPFGYGRIVRDEQRRLQRIVEEKDASEAQKALTEISSGIFAFDNRVLFSKLEEVKNDNAQGEYYLPDVISLILAENGVAEVYHTDDFNEIMGVNDRVMLSNAEKALQQRINIEHMRNGVTIIDPTTTFIGPDVKIGMDTIIEPGVRINGETVIGEEAVIGQYSEINNSHIGSQVDIKQSVINDSIVGDKTKVGPFAQLRPGSNLGSDVKVGNFVEVKKADLKDGAKVSHLSYIGDAEIGERTNIGCGSITVNYDGVNKFKTVVGKDAFIGCNTNLVAPVTVGDGVLIAAGSTITDNVPNESLALARARQITKEGYLKK; from the coding sequence ATGCAAAGAAATGCGGTAATATTAGCAGCTGGAAAAGGTACTAGAATGAAATCAAATAAATATAAAGTGCTACATAAAGTTGCTGGAAAATCAATGGTAGAACATGTGTTAACAAATGTTAAGAATGCTGGTGTTAACCAAATCGTGACAATTGTAGGTCATGGCGCTGAAGACGTTAAAGAAACATTGGGGAACCAATCGTTATATAGCTATCAAGAAGAACAATTGGGAACAGCACATGCTGTAAAGATGGCTAACGAACATTTGAAAGAAGTGGAAGGTACAACTTTAGTTGTTTGTGGAGATACACCACTCATTACAGCTCATACGTTACAAAAGTTAATTGAGCATCATGAAAGTACTCATGCGCAAGCGACAGTATTATCAGCAACTGCTCAGATTCCGTTTGGTTATGGGCGAATTGTTCGCGATGAACAACGTAGACTACAACGTATTGTCGAAGAAAAAGACGCGTCAGAAGCACAAAAAGCATTAACTGAAATTAGTTCTGGAATTTTTGCGTTCGATAATCGAGTTCTTTTCTCTAAATTAGAAGAAGTTAAAAATGATAATGCTCAAGGTGAATACTACTTGCCAGATGTGATCAGCTTAATCTTAGCTGAAAATGGCGTCGCTGAAGTTTATCACACAGACGATTTTAATGAGATTATGGGTGTAAATGATCGTGTCATGTTAAGTAATGCGGAAAAGGCGTTGCAACAACGTATTAACATTGAGCATATGAGAAATGGTGTAACTATTATCGACCCTACAACTACATTTATTGGACCAGATGTCAAAATAGGTATGGATACAATTATTGAACCTGGTGTGCGTATTAATGGTGAAACAGTAATAGGAGAAGAAGCTGTCATCGGTCAATACTCTGAAATCAACAATAGTCATATTGGCTCACAAGTTGACATTAAACAATCAGTTATTAATGATTCAATCGTTGGTGATAAAACAAAAGTTGGACCATTCGCGCAACTAAGACCTGGTTCAAACTTAGGTTCAGATGTTAAAGTGGGTAACTTTGTAGAAGTGAAAAAAGCAGATCTCAAAGATGGGGCTAAAGTATCTCACTTAAGTTATATTGGAGATGCTGAAATCGGTGAACGTACAAACATTGGTTGTGGTTCTATCACAGTTAATTATGATGGTGTTAATAAATTTAAAACGGTTGTAGGTAAAGATGCATTTATTGGATGTAATACTAACTTAGTGGCACCTGTAACTGTTGGTGACGGTGTGTTAATCGCTGCAGGTTCAACAATTACCGACAACGTCCCTAATGAAAGTTTAGCCCTTGCGCGTGCCCGTCAAATCACAAAAGAAGGATATCTCAAAAAATAA
- the pth gene encoding aminoacyl-tRNA hydrolase, which translates to MKCIVGLGNIGKRFELTRHNIGFEVIDYILKKHNFSLDKQKFKGAYTIERLNGDKVLFIEPMTMMNLSGEAVGPLMDYYNVEVEDLIVLYDDLDLSQGQIRLRQKGSAGGHNGMKSIIKHLGTDQFKRIRIGVGRPTNGMSVPDYVLQKFSKEEMITMDKVIEHSAHAVEAFIESSRFDHVMNQYNGEVN; encoded by the coding sequence ATGAAATGTATTGTGGGTCTTGGGAATATAGGCAAGCGATTTGAGTTAACAAGACACAATATCGGTTTTGAAGTCATTGATTACATTTTGAAGAAACATAATTTCTCATTAGATAAACAAAAATTTAAAGGTGCTTATACTATTGAACGTTTAAATGGTGACAAGGTTCTATTTATTGAACCAATGACTATGATGAATCTTTCTGGTGAAGCAGTAGGGCCATTAATGGATTACTATAATGTTGAAGTGGAAGATTTAATCGTCTTGTATGATGATTTAGATTTATCTCAAGGTCAAATCCGCTTGCGTCAAAAAGGTAGCGCTGGAGGACATAATGGTATGAAGTCTATCATTAAACATTTAGGTACAGATCAATTTAAACGAATTCGTATTGGCGTAGGGAGACCGACGAATGGTATGTCAGTACCTGATTATGTATTACAGAAATTTTCAAAAGAAGAGATGATTACTATGGATAAAGTGATTGAACATTCAGCACACGCTGTGGAAGCTTTTATTGAAAGTTCACGCTTCGACCATGTAATGAATCAATATAATGGAGAAGTCAATTGA
- a CDS encoding RidA family protein, whose product MKTINTNKAPEALGPYSHAMVVNNLVFTSGQIPLDTEGNIVSDDVKEQTKQVLDNLSVVLEEAGSDLNSVVKATIFISDMNEFQQINEVYGSYFSEHQPARSCVEVARLPKDVKVEIEVVGKVKGI is encoded by the coding sequence ATGAAAACAATTAACACTAACAAAGCACCAGAAGCTTTAGGACCATACTCACACGCTATGGTTGTGAATAATTTAGTATTCACATCTGGACAAATCCCATTAGATACTGAAGGGAATATTGTCAGTGATGATGTGAAAGAGCAAACAAAACAAGTGCTAGATAATTTGTCTGTCGTACTTGAAGAAGCTGGTTCGGATTTAAACTCAGTTGTGAAAGCAACCATTTTTATCTCCGACATGAATGAATTTCAACAAATAAATGAAGTCTATGGTAGTTATTTCAGTGAACATCAACCAGCGCGTAGTTGTGTTGAAGTTGCACGATTACCGAAAGACGTTAAAGTTGAAATTGAAGTTGTAGGTAAAGTAAAAGGAATATAA
- a CDS encoding 50S ribosomal protein L25/general stress protein Ctc codes for MASLKSIIRQGKQTRSDLKKLRNTGKVPAVVYGYGTKNTSVKVDEVEFIKVIREVGRNGVIDLGVGSKSIKVMVSDYQFDPLKNQITHIDFLAINMTEERTVDVPVHLVGEAAGAKEGGVVEQPLFDLQVTATPENIPESIEVDITELEVNDSYSVSDIKVSGDFTIENDPEESVVTVVPPTDEPTEEEVEAMEGEAATEEPEVVGEEKEEDSEEENKDEE; via the coding sequence ATGGCTTCATTAAAGTCAATCATCCGTCAAGGTAAACAAACACGTTCTGACCTTAAAAAATTACGTAATACAGGTAAAGTACCTGCAGTAGTTTATGGTTATGGTACTAAAAATACTTCAGTTAAAGTTGATGAAGTTGAATTCATCAAAGTTATCCGTGAAGTAGGACGTAACGGTGTTATCGATTTAGGCGTTGGTTCTAAATCAATCAAAGTTATGGTGTCAGATTATCAATTCGACCCACTTAAAAACCAAATTACACACATCGACTTCTTAGCAATCAACATGACTGAAGAACGTACTGTTGATGTACCAGTTCACTTAGTAGGTGAAGCTGCTGGTGCTAAAGAAGGTGGCGTAGTTGAACAACCATTATTCGACTTACAAGTTACAGCAACTCCAGAAAATATCCCTGAATCAATTGAAGTTGACATTACTGAATTAGAAGTTAATGACAGCTACTCAGTTTCAGATATTAAAGTTTCTGGCGATTTCACAATTGAAAACGACCCAGAAGAATCTGTTGTAACAGTAGTTCCTCCAACTGATGAACCTACTGAAGAAGAAGTTGAAGCTATGGAAGGTGAAGCAGCAACTGAAGAACCTGAAGTAGTTGGTGAAGAAAAAGAAGAAGATAGCGAAGAAGAAAATAAAGACGAAGAATAA
- the veg gene encoding biofilm formation stimulator Veg translates to MPKSILDIKNSIDCHLGNRIVLKANGGRKKTIERCGVLKETYPSVFVVELDQDKHNFERVSYTYTDVLTENVQVSFEEDNHQEVVAH, encoded by the coding sequence ATGCCAAAATCAATTTTGGACATCAAAAATTCTATTGATTGTCATTTAGGAAATCGTATTGTACTAAAAGCCAACGGTGGTCGTAAAAAAACAATCGAACGTTGCGGTGTGTTAAAAGAAACGTATCCTTCAGTATTCGTTGTTGAATTAGACCAAGATAAGCATAATTTTGAAAGAGTTTCGTATACATATACGGATGTTCTTACAGAGAACGTACAAGTTTCATTTGAAGAAGATAATCATCAAGAAGTAGTTGCACACTAA
- the rsmA gene encoding 16S rRNA (adenine(1518)-N(6)/adenine(1519)-N(6))-dimethyltransferase RsmA — MERKDIATPSRTKALLDQFGFNFKKSLGQNFLVDVNIIHKIIDASEIDDNTGIIEVGPGMGSLTEQLAKRAKKVMSFEIDQRLIPVLKETLAPYDNVTIINEDILKADIGKAVKTYLNDCDKIMVVANLPYYITTPILLNLMQQDIPIDGYVVMMQKEVGERLNAQVGTKAYGSLSIVTQYYTETSKVLTVPKSVFMPPPNVDSIVVKLMQRETPLVSVDDEETFFKLAKAAFAQRRKTINNNYQNFFKDGKKHKESILKWLEQTGIDPKRRGETLSIQDFARLYEEKKNFPELEN; from the coding sequence GTGGAGAGAAAAGATATTGCGACACCTTCAAGAACTAAGGCACTGTTAGATCAGTTTGGATTTAACTTTAAAAAAAGTTTAGGACAAAATTTCTTAGTAGATGTGAATATCATTCATAAAATTATAGATGCGAGTGAAATTGACGACAACACAGGTATTATTGAAGTTGGACCCGGTATGGGGTCTTTAACAGAGCAATTAGCTAAAAGAGCTAAAAAGGTGATGTCATTTGAAATTGATCAACGACTTATACCTGTACTAAAAGAAACACTAGCGCCATATGACAATGTTACGATAATTAACGAAGATATATTGAAAGCAGACATTGGTAAGGCGGTTAAAACGTATTTGAATGATTGTGACAAAATCATGGTCGTAGCTAATTTACCATATTATATTACAACACCAATTTTACTGAATTTAATGCAACAAGATATTCCGATTGATGGTTATGTTGTTATGATGCAAAAAGAGGTTGGTGAACGCTTAAATGCACAAGTAGGAACAAAGGCTTATGGTTCATTATCTATCGTTACACAGTACTATACAGAAACAAGTAAAGTGCTAACGGTTCCTAAATCAGTTTTTATGCCACCACCTAATGTAGATTCTATTGTTGTTAAATTAATGCAAAGAGAGACGCCACTCGTTAGCGTGGATGACGAAGAAACTTTCTTTAAATTAGCTAAAGCAGCTTTTGCGCAAAGACGTAAAACAATCAACAACAATTATCAGAATTTCTTTAAAGATGGAAAAAAACATAAAGAAAGTATATTAAAATGGCTTGAACAAACAGGTATTGATCCTAAAAGACGCGGGGAAACGCTATCAATACAAGATTTTGCACGATTGTATGAAGAAAAGAAAAATTTCCCAGAATTAGAAAATTAA
- the purR gene encoding pur operon repressor, with protein sequence MRYKRSERIVFMTQYLMNHPNQLIPLTFFVKKFKQAKSSISEDVQIIKNTFQKEKLGTVITTAGASGGVTYKPMMSKEEASEIVEEVIELLQEKERLLPGGYLFLSDLVGNPSLLNKVGKLIASIYMEEDLDAVVTIATKGISLANAVANVLNLPVVVIRKDNKVTEGSTVSINYVSGSSRKIETMVLSKRTLAENSNVLVVDDFMRAGGSINGVMNLMNEFKAQVKGVSVLVESKEVKQRLIEDYTSLVKLSDVDEYNQEFKVEPGNSLSKFS encoded by the coding sequence ATGAGGTATAAAAGAAGTGAACGTATCGTCTTTATGACACAGTATTTAATGAATCATCCAAATCAGTTAATACCTTTAACTTTTTTTGTGAAAAAATTTAAACAAGCGAAGTCTTCAATTAGTGAAGATGTTCAAATTATTAAGAATACTTTCCAAAAAGAAAAGCTAGGTACAGTTATTACGACTGCAGGTGCGAGTGGTGGTGTAACTTACAAACCAATGATGAGTAAAGAAGAGGCTTCGGAAATTGTTGAAGAAGTTATTGAACTACTCCAAGAAAAAGAACGATTATTACCCGGTGGATATCTTTTCTTATCAGATTTAGTTGGTAACCCTTCTTTACTTAATAAAGTTGGTAAATTAATTGCTAGCATTTATATGGAAGAAGATCTTGATGCGGTTGTGACAATCGCTACAAAAGGGATATCACTTGCCAATGCGGTAGCTAACGTATTAAATTTACCTGTAGTAGTAATTAGAAAAGACAATAAAGTTACTGAGGGATCTACTGTATCGATTAACTACGTGTCTGGCTCTTCTCGTAAGATCGAAACGATGGTGCTTTCTAAACGTACATTAGCTGAAAATTCTAATGTACTTGTCGTGGATGATTTTATGAGAGCAGGAGGTTCAATCAACGGTGTCATGAATCTTATGAATGAGTTTAAGGCACAAGTTAAAGGGGTATCTGTACTTGTAGAATCAAAAGAAGTTAAACAAAGATTGATTGAGGATTATACTTCTTTAGTTAAATTATCTGATGTTGATGAATACAATCAGGAATTTAAAGTAGAACCTGGCAATAGTTTGTCTAAATTTTCTTAA
- the spoVG gene encoding septation regulator SpoVG: MKVTDVRLRKIQTDGRMKALVSITLDEAFVIHDLRVIEGNSGLFVAMPSKRTPDGEFRDIAHPINSDMRQEIQDAVMKVYDETDEVIPDKNASSEDSDEA; encoded by the coding sequence ATGAAAGTGACAGATGTTAGACTTAGAAAAATACAAACAGATGGCAGAATGAAAGCACTTGTTTCAATTACATTAGACGAAGCTTTTGTTATTCACGATTTACGTGTAATTGAAGGGAACTCAGGTCTTTTCGTTGCTATGCCAAGTAAACGTACACCAGATGGTGAATTCCGTGATATCGCGCATCCAATCAACTCTGATATGAGACAAGAAATTCAAGATGCCGTTATGAAAGTATATGACGAAACAGATGAAGTTATTCCAGATAAAAATGCTTCATCAGAAGATTCAGACGAAGCTTAA
- a CDS encoding ribose-phosphate diphosphokinase yields MLNNEYKNSSLKIFSLKGNEPLAQEVADRVGIELGKCSVKRFSDGEIQINIEESIRGCDVFIIQPTSNPVNLHLMELLIMIDACKRASAANINIVVPYYGYARQDRKARSREPITAKLVANLIETAGANRMIALDLHAPQIQGFFDIPIDHLMGVPIIGQHFENDPNIDPEECVVVSPDHGGVTRARKLADILKTPIAIIDKRRPKPNVAEVMNIVGEIEGRTAIIIDDIIDTAGTITLAAQALKDKGAKDVYACCTHPVLSGPAKERIENSAIKELIVTNSILLDDTRKPSNTKELSVAGLLAQAIIRVYERESVSVLFD; encoded by the coding sequence ATGTTAAATAATGAATACAAGAATTCATCTTTAAAGATTTTCTCTTTAAAAGGAAATGAGCCATTAGCACAAGAGGTAGCTGATCGAGTAGGGATTGAATTAGGGAAATGTTCTGTTAAACGCTTTAGCGATGGAGAAATTCAAATCAATATTGAAGAAAGTATTCGTGGATGTGATGTTTTCATTATCCAACCAACTTCAAATCCGGTTAATTTACACTTGATGGAGTTATTGATTATGATTGATGCTTGTAAGCGTGCATCAGCAGCTAATATCAATATTGTGGTTCCATATTATGGCTATGCACGTCAAGATAGAAAAGCACGTAGCCGTGAACCTATTACAGCTAAGTTAGTAGCTAACTTAATTGAAACAGCTGGCGCTAATCGCATGATTGCATTAGATTTACATGCACCACAAATTCAAGGATTCTTTGATATTCCAATTGACCATTTAATGGGTGTACCAATCATTGGTCAACATTTTGAGAATGACCCTAACATTGACCCAGAAGAATGTGTCGTAGTATCACCGGACCACGGTGGCGTTACACGCGCACGTAAACTTGCTGACATTTTAAAAACTCCGATTGCAATTATTGATAAACGACGTCCTAAACCAAACGTAGCAGAAGTAATGAATATTGTTGGTGAAATTGAAGGACGCACTGCGATTATTATTGATGACATTATTGATACAGCAGGAACAATCACTTTAGCTGCGCAAGCTTTAAAAGATAAAGGTGCTAAAGATGTGTATGCTTGTTGTACACACCCAGTTTTATCAGGTCCTGCTAAGGAGCGTATCGAGAATTCAGCAATTAAAGAATTAATCGTTACAAATTCAATCTTATTAGATGACACACGTAAACCATCAAACACTAAAGAATTATCAGTAGCTGGATTACTTGCTCAAGCAATTATTCGAGTATATGAACGTGAATCAGTAAGTGTATTATTTGACTAA